From a region of the Rathayibacter sp. VKM Ac-2804 genome:
- the moaA gene encoding GTP 3',8-cyclase MoaA: MSTALGIPGLRPRQRSAVLPAERPDTPLLLDTYGRVADDLRISLTDRCNLRCTYCMPAEGLPFQPPASLLNREEIVRLARIAVEQFGVRQIRFTGGEPLLRKDLVDIIRDVAAIEPRPEISLTTNAIGLSGRAQALADAGLDRVNVSLDSICAETFAKVTRRPFLDRVLAGIDALGPAGLKQTKINAVLLPGINDHEAPELLAWALAGGHQLRFIEQMALDADHGWDRSTMITAAMIRDLLSERFVLTPNAAPRDGAPAELFDVRAIGSDELLGTVGIIASVTEAFCGDCRRTRLTAEGGVRSCLFSNEETDLLGAMRSGADDHHVAQLWRGAMWAKPAGHEMNRAGFVQPERTMSAIGG; encoded by the coding sequence ATGAGCACAGCACTCGGGATCCCCGGCCTCCGGCCCCGTCAGCGCAGTGCCGTCCTCCCGGCCGAGCGGCCCGACACTCCGCTCCTGCTCGACACCTACGGGCGCGTCGCCGACGACCTGCGCATCTCGCTCACCGATCGCTGCAACCTCCGCTGCACCTACTGCATGCCGGCCGAGGGGCTGCCGTTCCAGCCGCCCGCCTCGCTGCTGAACCGCGAGGAGATCGTCCGCCTCGCCCGCATCGCCGTCGAGCAGTTCGGCGTCCGCCAGATCCGCTTCACCGGCGGCGAGCCGCTGCTGCGCAAGGACCTCGTCGATATCATCCGCGACGTCGCCGCGATCGAGCCCCGCCCCGAGATCTCGCTGACCACCAATGCGATCGGCCTCTCCGGCCGCGCACAGGCGCTCGCCGACGCGGGCCTGGACCGGGTGAACGTCTCGCTCGACTCCATCTGCGCCGAGACCTTCGCGAAGGTCACCCGCCGCCCCTTCCTCGACCGGGTCCTCGCCGGCATCGACGCGCTTGGCCCCGCGGGCCTGAAGCAGACCAAGATCAACGCGGTGCTGCTGCCCGGGATCAACGACCACGAGGCGCCCGAGCTGCTCGCCTGGGCGCTCGCCGGAGGGCACCAGCTCCGCTTCATCGAGCAGATGGCCCTCGACGCCGACCACGGCTGGGACCGCTCGACCATGATCACGGCGGCGATGATCCGCGACCTCCTCTCGGAGCGCTTCGTCCTCACGCCGAACGCCGCCCCGCGCGACGGCGCGCCCGCCGAGCTGTTCGACGTCCGCGCGATCGGCTCCGACGAGCTGCTCGGCACGGTCGGCATCATCGCCTCGGTCACCGAGGCCTTCTGCGGCGACTGCCGCCGCACCCGGCTCACTGCCGAGGGCGGCGTGCGCAGCTGCCTCTTCTCCAATGAGGAGACCGACCTGCTCGGCGCGATGCGCTCCGGTGCCGACGACCACCACGTCGCCCAGCTCTGGCGCGGCGCGATGTGGGCGAAGCCGGCCGGCCACGAGATGAACCGGGCCGGCTTCGTCCAGCCCGAGCGCACCATGAGCGCGATCGGCGGCTGA
- a CDS encoding MoaD/ThiS family protein: MRVRYFAAAKAALGRASDELEGVADLAALEAVLVASVPSAADVLARCSYLVDGVSTTDRATPLPAGAAVDVLPPFAGG; this comes from the coding sequence GTGCGCGTCCGCTACTTCGCCGCGGCGAAGGCCGCCCTGGGGCGCGCCTCCGACGAGCTCGAGGGCGTGGCCGACCTGGCGGCGCTGGAAGCTGTGCTGGTCGCCTCCGTGCCGTCCGCCGCCGACGTCCTCGCGCGCTGCAGCTACCTGGTCGACGGTGTCTCGACGACCGACCGCGCCACTCCGCTGCCCGCGGGCGCCGCGGTCGACGTCCTGCCGCCCTTCGCCGGCGGCTGA
- a CDS encoding HesA/MoeB/ThiF family protein has translation MTPLVEPGPPLTAAERERFARQIRLSPLGELGQRRLRNARVLVLGAGGIGSPVITALAAAGIGHLGIVDGDVVEASNLARQTAHDESSIGSSKAESAAATARRLSPGIDVQAFPVSFTGANADALVAGWDVVVDGFDTFGSRYLASDATTRAGIPHVWGSALGFDGQLSTFWADAPGGGVTLRALHPGAEDAADSCATVGVLGSLCAAVGSAMASEVVKLVTGVGEPLFGRVVVHDALDGSWSELPLARAVPPVAVVSAVAGAVTADELRARLAGSTPPTVVDLREDDEDRTVAIPGAVRLPMSRFDPALLPGGPLVLHCASGVRSRIAADRAAAAGIASDSLLGGMAGWH, from the coding sequence GTGACCCCGCTCGTGGAGCCCGGACCGCCGCTCACCGCCGCGGAGCGCGAGCGCTTCGCCCGGCAGATCCGGCTCTCGCCGCTCGGCGAGCTCGGGCAGCGGCGGCTGCGGAACGCGCGGGTGCTCGTGCTCGGCGCGGGCGGCATCGGCTCCCCGGTGATCACGGCGCTCGCCGCGGCCGGAATCGGCCACCTCGGGATCGTCGACGGCGACGTGGTCGAGGCCTCCAACCTGGCGCGGCAGACGGCGCACGACGAGTCGTCGATCGGCTCCTCCAAGGCGGAGTCCGCGGCGGCGACCGCGCGGCGGCTGTCCCCGGGCATCGACGTGCAGGCCTTCCCCGTCTCCTTCACCGGCGCGAACGCCGACGCGCTCGTCGCGGGCTGGGACGTGGTGGTCGACGGCTTCGACACCTTCGGCTCGCGCTACCTCGCCTCCGACGCGACGACCCGGGCCGGGATCCCGCACGTCTGGGGGTCGGCGCTCGGCTTCGACGGGCAGCTGTCCACCTTCTGGGCCGACGCGCCCGGCGGCGGGGTCACCCTCCGCGCCCTGCATCCCGGAGCGGAGGACGCGGCCGACAGCTGCGCGACGGTCGGGGTGCTCGGCTCGCTCTGCGCGGCGGTCGGCTCGGCGATGGCGAGCGAGGTGGTGAAGCTCGTCACGGGCGTCGGCGAGCCGCTGTTCGGGCGGGTCGTGGTGCACGACGCGCTGGACGGCTCGTGGAGCGAGCTGCCGCTGGCGCGCGCGGTGCCGCCGGTGGCCGTCGTCTCGGCGGTCGCCGGAGCCGTGACCGCCGACGAGCTGCGGGCGCGCCTCGCGGGATCGACCCCGCCGACCGTCGTCGACCTCCGGGAGGACGACGAGGACCGCACCGTCGCGATCCCCGGGGCGGTGCGGCTGCCGATGTCACGCTTCGATCCGGCGCTGCTGCCCGGGGGGCCGCTGGTGCTGCACTGCGCGTCGGGGGTGCGCTCGCGGATCGCGGCCGACCGCGCGGCGGCGGCGGGGATCGCGTCGGACTCGCTGCTCGGCGGGATGGCGGGCTGGCACTGA
- a CDS encoding GNAT family N-acetyltransferase, with protein MTSPTDPALRIRELPIPERPGAEGWDDFVTLTAIGNAVEAEGTGTDELGFPAETNLGEWRQQEFDPRRAFLAELVTADGVRAVGSGELHWSTEEGDDAAWLAFSVLDAERGHGVGSALLERLTAEAHALGRTVLQTWTAHRADRSGPRLTARSGAGSVPADDPGARWLASRGWVLEHVERVSVVRLPLDVVLAASRRRGALAHADGYELRHWSGATPAELVDGMLALRASMSAQAPTAGLSVPEETWTRERLEAHDRAATAGGRVELTSVALRDGQPVGYCTVDVLPGRAALWGATLVQPAHRGHRLGMLLKLDALEHLAAADPDCRAVYTWNAEENRPMLAVNEAVGFRAIAVEGQWRLDDHGAPERRGTSTEATR; from the coding sequence GTGACGAGCCCCACCGACCCCGCGCTCCGGATCCGCGAGCTGCCGATCCCCGAGCGCCCGGGTGCCGAGGGCTGGGACGACTTCGTCACCCTCACCGCGATCGGCAACGCCGTCGAGGCCGAGGGCACCGGGACGGACGAGCTCGGCTTCCCGGCCGAGACGAACCTCGGCGAGTGGCGGCAGCAGGAGTTCGACCCGCGCCGCGCGTTCCTCGCCGAGCTCGTGACGGCGGACGGTGTCCGCGCCGTCGGCAGCGGTGAGCTGCACTGGAGCACCGAGGAGGGCGACGACGCGGCCTGGCTGGCGTTCTCGGTCCTCGACGCCGAGCGCGGGCACGGCGTCGGCTCCGCCCTGCTCGAGCGGCTGACGGCGGAGGCGCACGCGCTCGGGCGGACCGTGCTGCAGACCTGGACAGCGCACCGGGCCGACCGCTCGGGGCCGCGACTGACCGCACGCTCGGGTGCCGGCTCCGTGCCCGCCGACGACCCCGGCGCGCGCTGGCTCGCCTCGCGCGGCTGGGTGCTCGAGCATGTGGAGCGGGTGAGCGTGGTGCGGCTGCCGCTCGACGTCGTGCTGGCCGCGTCCCGGCGCCGAGGCGCGCTGGCGCACGCCGACGGCTACGAGCTGCGGCACTGGAGCGGCGCGACGCCCGCGGAGCTCGTCGACGGGATGCTCGCCCTGCGCGCGAGCATGTCCGCGCAGGCGCCGACGGCCGGGCTGTCCGTGCCCGAGGAGACCTGGACTCGCGAGCGGCTGGAGGCGCACGACCGCGCGGCGACCGCCGGCGGGCGGGTGGAGCTGACCTCGGTCGCGCTGCGGGACGGGCAGCCGGTCGGCTACTGCACCGTCGACGTGCTCCCGGGTCGCGCCGCACTGTGGGGAGCGACCCTCGTGCAGCCGGCGCACCGCGGGCACCGCCTCGGGATGCTGCTCAAGCTCGACGCGCTCGAGCACCTGGCCGCGGCCGACCCCGACTGCCGTGCCGTCTACACCTGGAACGCGGAGGAGAACCGGCCGATGCTCGCCGTCAACGAGGCCGTGGGCTTCCGCGCGATCGCGGTGGAGGGCCAGTGGCGGCTCGACGACCACGGGGCGCCGGAGCGCCGGGGAACCTCGACGGAGGCGACGCGGTGA
- the smc gene encoding chromosome segregation protein SMC — translation MYLKSLTLKGFKSFAQPTTFAFEPGVTCVVGPNGSGKSNVVDALAWVMGEQGAKTLRGGKMEDVIFAGTSTRGPLGRAEVALTIDNTDGALPIEYTEVTIKRTLFRNGGSEYAINGRACRLLDVQELLSDSGLGREMHVIVGQGQLDAVLHATPEERRGFIEEAAGILKHRRRKEKTLRKLDGMQANLTRLSDLAGEIRRQLKPLGRQAEVARQAQTIAAVVRDARARLLADDVVTLRTALDGFARTESERHSERLVLQERLEQSTLRTARIESEMVGDAVDDARRTTFELESVQERLRNLAALAGQRLALLEAESEQPAVQPRVTAPMVEEARAELERLRVAVLDAETAWTDSQKATVRARGALDATDEEIAAQSALVSRHDLELSKLTGQADTAASRLAAVRGEVLRAQNTLDSAVQRREAAQRQLDALEDEIGEAGGGTDGTLDEGYELAQSAVFEAEGEIERLREELHALERERDGLAARRSALSLALDVSDGSAELIATRLDGIRGRVAERIQVRPGYEAAIAAALGAAADSVLADSQPQAEAALDEAIRRELGRVELLIGDAARPALAIEVPEGAIRARDLVTGPDGVLALLEQVVVVDDLDAARRLWPALAGGEHPVTVVTRDGASISDAVLSGGAGGQRSRLELVSERDAAASRLEEIEGRIDRLRFDLAEQTGALRAAKDQSRLALAALREHDAARAAHTERLGRVRAQLEGATAELGRGEKALTIATERVGDAEAAAQKAKGELDVARSRPRPVLDVSARDALQREVDAAREREIEARLGVETANERVRAEQSRGESLERQLAADRAAADEAARRAVIRRRQHDAAADVTGATPAVLASVDRSVQQSRAELLRAETARSQQNEELQALRREEGVLRDRLQSVTESVHGLELQIYEKRLQLTGLLERAGSELGLVEDVLVAEYGPEVAVPDETDAEAPARPFLRDEQRRRLDKAEKQLGQLGRVNPLALEEFAALEQRHVFLTEQLTDLTNTRRDLLTIIEELDETMQTVFASAFDDTQAAFADVFPVLFPGGTGSIRLTDPENLLTTGIEVAVRPAGKKIERLSLLSGGERSLAAVAFMVAIFKSRPSPFYIMDEVEAALDDANLGRLLSIFQDLRTSSQLIVITHQKRTMEIADALYGVSMRQDGVSAVVGQRVEAPAV, via the coding sequence GTGTACCTGAAGAGCCTGACCCTCAAGGGGTTCAAGTCCTTCGCGCAGCCGACCACGTTCGCCTTCGAGCCCGGGGTCACCTGCGTGGTCGGGCCCAACGGCTCGGGCAAGAGCAACGTCGTCGACGCGCTCGCGTGGGTGATGGGGGAGCAGGGCGCGAAGACCCTCCGCGGCGGCAAGATGGAGGACGTCATCTTCGCCGGCACCTCCACCCGCGGCCCGCTCGGCCGCGCGGAGGTCGCGCTCACCATCGACAACACCGACGGCGCGCTGCCGATCGAGTACACCGAGGTGACGATCAAGCGCACCCTGTTTCGCAACGGCGGCAGCGAGTACGCGATCAACGGCCGCGCCTGCCGGCTCCTCGACGTGCAGGAGCTGCTGAGCGACTCCGGTCTCGGCCGCGAGATGCACGTGATCGTCGGCCAGGGCCAGCTCGACGCCGTCCTGCACGCGACCCCGGAGGAGCGCCGCGGCTTCATCGAGGAGGCGGCCGGCATCCTCAAGCACCGCCGCCGCAAGGAGAAGACCCTCCGCAAGCTCGACGGGATGCAGGCGAACCTCACCCGCCTCTCCGACCTCGCCGGCGAGATCCGCCGCCAGCTCAAGCCGCTCGGCCGCCAGGCCGAGGTCGCCCGGCAGGCGCAGACCATCGCCGCGGTCGTCCGCGACGCCCGCGCGCGCCTGCTCGCCGACGACGTCGTCACCCTCCGCACCGCGCTCGACGGCTTCGCGCGGACGGAGAGCGAGCGGCACAGCGAGCGCCTCGTGCTGCAGGAGCGGCTCGAGCAGAGCACTCTGCGGACCGCCCGGATCGAGTCCGAGATGGTCGGCGACGCCGTCGACGACGCCCGGCGCACCACCTTCGAGCTGGAGTCCGTCCAGGAGCGGCTGCGCAATCTGGCGGCGCTCGCCGGGCAGCGCCTCGCCCTGCTCGAGGCGGAGTCGGAGCAGCCCGCGGTGCAGCCGCGCGTCACGGCACCCATGGTCGAGGAGGCGCGCGCCGAGCTGGAGCGCCTCCGCGTCGCCGTGCTCGACGCCGAGACCGCGTGGACCGACTCCCAGAAGGCGACGGTCCGCGCCCGCGGCGCCCTGGACGCGACCGACGAGGAGATCGCGGCGCAGTCGGCGCTGGTCTCCCGGCACGACCTCGAGCTGTCCAAGCTCACCGGCCAGGCCGACACCGCGGCCTCCCGCCTGGCGGCCGTCCGCGGCGAGGTGCTCCGTGCGCAGAACACCCTCGACTCCGCCGTGCAGCGCCGCGAGGCCGCTCAGCGCCAGCTCGACGCGCTGGAGGACGAGATCGGCGAGGCGGGCGGCGGCACCGACGGCACGCTCGACGAGGGCTACGAGCTCGCCCAGTCCGCCGTCTTCGAGGCCGAGGGCGAGATCGAGCGGCTCCGCGAGGAGCTGCACGCTCTCGAGCGCGAGCGCGACGGCCTCGCCGCCCGCCGCAGCGCCCTCTCGCTCGCCCTCGACGTCTCCGACGGCTCCGCCGAGCTGATCGCCACCCGCTTGGACGGGATCCGCGGCCGCGTCGCCGAGCGCATCCAGGTCCGCCCCGGCTACGAGGCGGCGATCGCGGCGGCCCTCGGCGCTGCCGCCGACTCCGTGCTCGCCGACTCGCAGCCGCAGGCCGAGGCCGCACTCGACGAGGCGATCCGCCGCGAGCTCGGCCGGGTCGAGCTGCTGATCGGCGACGCCGCCCGCCCCGCCCTCGCGATCGAGGTGCCGGAGGGGGCGATTCGCGCCCGCGACCTGGTCACCGGACCCGACGGCGTCCTCGCCCTGCTCGAGCAGGTCGTCGTCGTCGACGACCTCGACGCCGCCCGCCGGCTCTGGCCCGCTCTGGCCGGCGGCGAGCACCCCGTCACCGTCGTCACCCGCGACGGCGCCTCGATCTCGGACGCCGTGCTCAGCGGCGGAGCGGGCGGGCAGCGCAGCCGCCTCGAGCTGGTCTCCGAGCGCGACGCGGCCGCGAGCCGGCTGGAGGAGATCGAGGGCCGGATCGATCGCCTCCGCTTCGACCTCGCCGAGCAGACCGGCGCCCTGCGCGCCGCCAAGGACCAGTCGCGCCTCGCCCTCGCGGCGCTGCGGGAGCACGACGCCGCCCGCGCCGCCCACACCGAGCGGCTCGGCCGGGTGCGCGCGCAGCTCGAGGGCGCCACCGCGGAGCTCGGCCGCGGCGAGAAGGCCCTGACCATCGCGACGGAGCGGGTCGGCGACGCCGAGGCCGCGGCGCAGAAGGCGAAGGGCGAGCTGGACGTCGCCCGCTCGCGCCCCCGGCCGGTCCTCGACGTCAGCGCGCGCGACGCGCTCCAGCGCGAGGTCGACGCGGCCCGCGAGCGCGAGATCGAGGCGCGCCTCGGCGTCGAGACCGCCAACGAGCGCGTCCGGGCCGAGCAGTCCCGCGGCGAGTCGCTCGAGCGCCAGCTCGCGGCCGACCGCGCGGCCGCCGACGAGGCCGCCCGCCGCGCGGTGATCCGCCGCCGCCAGCACGACGCCGCGGCCGACGTGACCGGCGCGACCCCCGCCGTGCTCGCCTCCGTCGACCGCTCGGTGCAGCAGTCGCGCGCCGAGCTGCTGCGCGCCGAGACCGCCCGCTCGCAGCAGAACGAGGAGCTGCAGGCGCTGCGCCGCGAGGAGGGCGTCCTCCGCGACCGGCTGCAGAGCGTCACCGAGAGCGTGCACGGCCTCGAGCTGCAGATCTACGAGAAGCGCCTGCAGCTCACCGGGCTGCTCGAGCGCGCCGGCTCCGAGCTCGGCCTGGTGGAGGACGTGCTGGTCGCCGAGTACGGCCCCGAGGTCGCGGTCCCCGACGAGACCGACGCGGAGGCGCCCGCGCGCCCGTTCCTCCGAGACGAGCAGCGCCGCCGCCTGGACAAGGCCGAGAAGCAGCTCGGCCAGCTCGGCCGGGTGAACCCGCTCGCCCTCGAGGAGTTCGCGGCACTCGAGCAGCGGCACGTCTTCCTCACCGAGCAGCTGACCGACCTGACGAACACCCGGCGCGACCTGCTGACCATCATCGAGGAGCTCGACGAGACCATGCAGACGGTCTTCGCCTCGGCCTTCGACGACACCCAGGCCGCCTTCGCGGACGTCTTCCCGGTGCTCTTCCCCGGCGGCACCGGCAGTATCCGGCTCACCGATCCGGAGAACCTGCTCACCACCGGCATCGAGGTCGCGGTGCGCCCGGCCGGCAAGAAGATCGAGCGGCTGTCGCTGCTCTCGGGCGGGGAGCGCTCGCTCGCCGCGGTGGCCTTCATGGTCGCGATCTTCAAGTCGCGGCCGAGCCCGTTCTACATCATGGACGAGGTGGAGGCGGCGCTCGACGACGCGAACCTCGGCCGCCTGCTCAGCATCTTCCAGGACCTCCGCACCTCGAGCCAGCTGATCGTGATCACGCACCAGAAGCGCACGATGGAGATCGCCGACGCCCTGTACGGAGTCTCGATGCGCCAGGACGGGGTCTCCGCCGTGGTCGGTCAGCGCGTGGAGGCGCCGGCGGTCTGA
- the ftsY gene encoding signal recognition particle-docking protein FtsY has protein sequence MAERSSWSLGRALRGLFEKRTIDEQTWDDLETALITADFGPDITEEMVEDLRAKVARYNTTDPRDLQRMLRESLEERLSKYDTTLKLSERPAVILVVGVNGVGKTTTIGKFAKFLRNFDRSVVVGAADTFRAAAVDQLATWAQRADAQIVRPQQERQDPASVAYQTVEYAKTHGIEMVIIDTAGRLHTKGGLMDELGKIKRVVEKQAPISEILLVLDATTGQNGLMQAQAFIEHAGVTGLVITKLDGSAKGGFVLAVQEKTGIPIKLVGQGEGINDLTGFTPHVFAAQLVA, from the coding sequence ATGGCAGAACGCAGCTCCTGGTCGCTCGGTCGCGCACTCCGCGGCCTGTTCGAGAAGCGCACGATCGACGAGCAGACCTGGGACGACCTCGAGACCGCCCTGATCACCGCCGACTTCGGGCCCGACATCACTGAGGAGATGGTGGAGGACCTCCGCGCCAAGGTCGCCCGCTACAACACGACCGACCCGCGCGACCTCCAGCGGATGCTCCGCGAGTCGCTCGAGGAGCGCCTCTCCAAGTACGACACGACCCTGAAGCTCAGCGAGCGGCCGGCCGTGATCCTGGTCGTCGGCGTCAACGGCGTCGGCAAGACCACGACCATCGGCAAGTTCGCGAAGTTCCTCCGCAACTTCGATCGGAGCGTCGTGGTCGGCGCCGCCGACACCTTCCGCGCCGCCGCGGTCGACCAGCTCGCCACCTGGGCGCAGCGCGCCGACGCGCAGATCGTCCGCCCGCAGCAGGAGCGCCAGGACCCGGCCTCCGTCGCCTACCAGACCGTCGAGTACGCGAAGACCCACGGCATCGAGATGGTCATCATCGACACCGCCGGGCGCCTGCACACCAAGGGCGGCCTGATGGACGAGCTCGGCAAGATCAAGCGCGTCGTCGAGAAGCAGGCGCCGATCTCCGAGATCCTGCTCGTCCTCGACGCGACCACCGGTCAGAACGGCCTGATGCAGGCCCAGGCCTTCATCGAGCACGCCGGCGTCACCGGCCTCGTCATCACCAAGCTCGACGGCTCGGCCAAGGGCGGCTTCGTCCTCGCCGTCCAGGAGAAGACCGGCATCCCCATCAAGCTCGTCGGCCAGGGCGAGGGCATCAACGACCTCACCGGCTTCACCCCCCACGTCTTCGCCGCCCAGCTCGTCGCCTGA
- a CDS encoding HepT-like ribonuclease domain-containing protein, with amino-acid sequence MSRSPEDRFSDIRAAIDRCIEYRPYLSGADTAMAGMALDAVLRNLAVIGEAVRALPDSALAEFDGVPWAAIAGLRNVIIHEYFRIQPELIVEILDEELLPLAEALRTRRL; translated from the coding sequence GTGAGCAGATCGCCCGAGGACCGCTTCTCGGACATCCGCGCGGCGATCGACCGCTGCATCGAGTACCGGCCCTACCTCAGCGGCGCCGACACCGCGATGGCCGGGATGGCTCTGGACGCGGTCCTGCGCAATCTCGCCGTGATCGGAGAGGCCGTGCGCGCACTCCCCGATTCTGCTCTGGCCGAGTTCGACGGCGTTCCCTGGGCGGCCATCGCGGGGCTCCGCAACGTGATCATCCACGAGTACTTCCGCATCCAGCCCGAGCTGATCGTCGAGATCCTCGACGAGGAGCTCCTGCCCTTGGCCGAGGCACTTCGGACCCGACGCCTCTGA
- a CDS encoding nucleotidyltransferase domain-containing protein has product MSTATARAVLLRRALETHRAAVDEVLARYGARDPRLFGSVARGDARPDSDIDLFVDLEKGRGNTLLRVAGIGEEISRILGVRVDVVTESLLRRPVSETAHRDMVAL; this is encoded by the coding sequence ATGTCCACGGCCACGGCGCGAGCAGTCCTCCTGCGCCGAGCGCTGGAGACGCATCGCGCCGCAGTGGACGAGGTCCTCGCCCGGTACGGAGCGCGCGACCCGCGGCTCTTCGGCTCCGTCGCTCGCGGCGATGCCCGTCCGGACAGCGACATCGATCTGTTCGTCGACCTCGAGAAGGGCAGGGGCAACACCCTGCTGCGGGTCGCGGGGATCGGCGAGGAGATCAGCCGCATCCTCGGGGTGCGGGTGGACGTGGTGACGGAGTCGCTGCTCCGCAGACCCGTCTCGGAGACAGCGCACCGCGACATGGTCGCCCTGTGA
- the lipA gene encoding lipoyl synthase codes for MSAETGGRKLLRLEVRNAETPIERKPEWIKTKAVMGPEYRQLQSLVKDEELHTVCQEAGCPNIFECWEDREATFLIGGSQCTRRCDFCQIDTGKPADYDADEPRRVGESVARMKLRYATVTGVARDDLPDEGSWLYAETIRQIHAQAPGTGVEILVPDFTGRAEHLRRVFDARPEVFAHNVETVPRIFKRIRPAFRYERSLDVLTQGRDAGLITKSNLILGMGEEREEISQALQDLHDAGTDIVTITQYLRPTPRHLPVDRWVHPEEFVAIKEEAEDIGFLGVLSGPLVRSSYRAGRLWARSMESKGLPVPEHLRHLADAALTFSQAV; via the coding sequence GTGAGCGCCGAGACCGGCGGCCGGAAGCTGCTGCGCCTCGAGGTGCGCAACGCCGAGACGCCGATCGAGCGCAAGCCCGAGTGGATCAAGACGAAGGCCGTGATGGGACCGGAGTACCGGCAGCTGCAGTCCCTGGTGAAGGACGAGGAGCTGCACACGGTCTGCCAGGAGGCGGGCTGCCCGAACATCTTCGAGTGCTGGGAGGACCGCGAGGCGACCTTCCTGATCGGCGGCTCGCAGTGCACGCGGCGCTGCGACTTCTGCCAGATCGACACCGGCAAGCCGGCCGATTACGACGCCGACGAGCCGCGCCGGGTCGGCGAGTCGGTGGCGCGGATGAAGCTGCGCTACGCGACCGTCACCGGGGTGGCCCGCGACGACCTGCCGGACGAGGGCTCCTGGCTCTACGCCGAGACCATCCGGCAGATCCACGCTCAGGCGCCGGGGACGGGCGTGGAGATCCTGGTGCCCGACTTCACCGGGCGAGCGGAGCACCTGCGGCGGGTGTTCGACGCCCGGCCCGAGGTCTTCGCGCACAACGTCGAGACGGTGCCGCGCATCTTCAAGCGGATCAGGCCGGCCTTCCGCTACGAGCGCTCGCTCGACGTGCTGACCCAGGGGCGCGACGCGGGGCTGATCACGAAGTCGAACCTCATCCTCGGCATGGGCGAGGAGCGCGAGGAGATCTCGCAGGCGCTGCAGGACCTGCACGACGCGGGCACCGACATCGTGACGATCACGCAGTACCTCCGCCCGACTCCGCGGCACCTGCCGGTGGACCGCTGGGTGCACCCGGAGGAGTTCGTCGCGATCAAGGAGGAGGCGGAGGACATCGGCTTCCTCGGCGTGCTGTCCGGCCCGCTCGTCCGCTCCTCCTACCGCGCCGGCCGCCTCTGGGCCCGCTCGATGGAGTCGAAGGGCCTGCCGGTCCCCGAGCACCTCCGCCATCTGGCCGACGCCGCGCTCACTTTCTCCCAGGCGGTCTGA
- the lipB gene encoding lipoyl(octanoyl) transferase LipB: MIETLLAGDSADPLDYRDGWELQRRLHSEVVAGARPGVLVLCEHASVYTAGKRTEPHERPVDGSPVVDVDRGGRLTWHGPGQLVGYPIVRLREPVDVVAYVRSLEGVLIDVLDDLGVAGVRIEGRSGVWIRRGDGADKIAAIGIRVAHGVTMHGFALNVSNSLEPYSRVIACGIADAGVTTVERERGEAPSMESVRDRVEARFREAAPAFAVVDVVAGVAA; this comes from the coding sequence GTGATCGAGACACTGCTCGCGGGCGACTCCGCGGATCCCCTGGACTACCGCGACGGCTGGGAGCTGCAGCGCCGGCTGCACAGCGAGGTGGTCGCGGGAGCGCGGCCCGGCGTGCTGGTGCTCTGCGAGCACGCGTCCGTCTACACCGCCGGCAAGCGCACCGAGCCGCACGAGCGGCCGGTCGACGGCTCCCCCGTCGTCGACGTCGACCGGGGCGGCCGGCTCACCTGGCACGGCCCGGGTCAGCTCGTCGGCTACCCGATCGTGCGGCTGCGGGAGCCCGTCGACGTGGTCGCCTACGTCCGCTCGCTCGAGGGCGTCCTGATCGACGTGCTCGACGATCTCGGCGTCGCCGGGGTGCGGATCGAGGGACGCTCGGGCGTCTGGATCCGCCGCGGCGACGGCGCCGACAAGATCGCGGCGATCGGCATCCGTGTGGCGCACGGCGTGACCATGCACGGCTTCGCGCTGAACGTGTCGAACAGCCTGGAGCCCTACTCCCGCGTCATCGCGTGCGGCATCGCCGACGCCGGGGTCACCACCGTCGAGCGCGAGCGCGGCGAGGCGCCGTCGATGGAGTCGGTGCGGGACCGGGTCGAGGCGCGGTTCCGGGAGGCGGCACCCGCCTTCGCGGTCGTCGACGTCGTCGCGGGGGTCGCCGCGTGA